One region of Phaeocystidibacter marisrubri genomic DNA includes:
- a CDS encoding RNA polymerase sigma factor: MSALRNNEYSSQAMANTPRKSEEEIVALLQAGDRSVMEYLYDHYSAALYGVCLKVVQDETAAQDVLQEGFVKIWKRGAKYDPTKGKLFTWMLNVVRNTAIDYLRSKAVKYEINGNERVSHIIETNSSQEMSVDGIGLRKHLLQLRKEEREIIELSYFGGYTQDEISKELKIPLGTVKTRARRALTDLRKLIGTNGGY; this comes from the coding sequence ATGAGTGCTTTGCGAAACAACGAATATTCGTCACAGGCAATGGCCAACACACCCCGAAAATCTGAAGAAGAGATCGTGGCATTGCTTCAAGCGGGGGACAGGAGTGTAATGGAGTATTTATACGACCATTATTCTGCTGCCCTGTATGGAGTATGTCTCAAGGTCGTGCAGGATGAAACTGCTGCGCAAGACGTGTTGCAAGAAGGCTTCGTCAAGATCTGGAAGCGAGGAGCAAAATACGACCCTACCAAGGGTAAGCTCTTCACTTGGATGTTGAATGTAGTGCGCAATACGGCTATTGATTACTTAAGGTCTAAGGCTGTAAAGTATGAGATCAACGGAAACGAGCGCGTATCACATATTATTGAAACCAACAGCTCTCAGGAGATGTCGGTTGATGGTATTGGATTGCGGAAACATCTTTTGCAATTGAGAAAAGAAGAAAGAGAAATTATTGAACTCTCCTATTTTGGTGGATACACGCAAGATGAGATTTCAAAAGAGCTCAAAATCCCGTTAGGGACGGTTAAAACAAGAGCTCGACGAGCGTTAACGGATTTAAGAAAACTGATAGGCACAAACGGTGGATACTAA
- a CDS encoding anti-sigma factor, which produces MDTKQYIGSGILEDYILGMVSDQEKREVECLSKIYPEIASYLAEIEDELAEAVLENGVTPPMDLKSKILDNLPERDDDEEDVRETPIISLVDTRPEEKKEEPVKRKFPYGIAASFAVIIALGTGYLSSRNRVGALTEELIQTQTRATLANQRYEALEESNAQLAAEFDMVSNPKTMKIELGAVNDDLAQSVQGAPVIVFWNPESQEVMLNDIALPRAPEGSQYQLWTLEGGQPINRGMLSLEEKSGLQKMISANAADAFAITLEPRGGSESPTLEQLMVLGKVES; this is translated from the coding sequence GTGGATACTAAGCAATACATTGGGTCTGGCATACTGGAGGACTACATCCTCGGTATGGTATCCGATCAAGAGAAGAGAGAGGTTGAGTGCCTTTCTAAGATCTATCCGGAGATCGCCTCTTATCTTGCTGAGATAGAGGACGAGCTTGCCGAAGCGGTTTTAGAAAATGGTGTTACGCCTCCTATGGATCTGAAATCCAAGATCCTTGACAATTTACCTGAACGAGACGACGACGAAGAGGACGTTCGTGAAACTCCAATTATTTCGTTGGTTGATACTCGTCCAGAAGAGAAGAAAGAAGAACCTGTTAAGCGGAAATTCCCATATGGGATAGCGGCTTCCTTTGCGGTTATCATCGCTTTGGGCACGGGTTACTTAAGTTCGAGAAATCGCGTTGGCGCTCTAACCGAGGAGTTGATTCAAACTCAAACTCGTGCAACCTTGGCCAATCAGCGATACGAAGCATTGGAAGAGTCAAATGCTCAATTGGCAGCGGAGTTTGATATGGTGTCGAATCCCAAGACGATGAAGATTGAATTGGGTGCGGTCAATGATGATTTGGCTCAGTCCGTTCAAGGTGCTCCAGTCATTGTGTTTTGGAATCCAGAAAGTCAGGAAGTGATGTTGAATGACATTGCTCTACCTCGTGCGCCTGAAGGGTCTCAATATCAGTTATGGACCCTTGAAGGAGGTCAGCCGATCAATAGAGGTATGCTTTCCCTTGAAGAGAAATCGGGACTTCAAAAGATGATAAGTGCGAATGCTGCAGATGCTTTTGCAATTACTTTAGAACCGCGTGGAGGCTCGGAGTCGCCTACTTTAGAGCAGCTTATGGTTTTAGGTAAAGTTGAAAGTTGA